GAATATTTGTTGGGAGAAAAAGCTCGTGTGCCTGTACCATAGGACTGAGGTTGGTGCTGGCTATATGAAAATGCATCTAGCTCTTTTGAGTGTATTATATTGGATTTTTTAAATAGGGAAAAGAGTGGATAACTGCCATGCATAATGAAAAGCTAGCAAGAGCTTTTGATGATGAGAACAGGCAAGAAAAAATACTCCACTTTCAAATTCTTAAGTCTTTCCGCTGAATAATATGATTTATTATATAAGCAAAATACCAACAGCAACTGTAGTTTGGGTTCTCCATTACACTTTTTCCATGATGATTGCTTACGTAACAATTTCATCTCCTGGTTACGTTAGAGTATGAATCGGAATAAGGCATTAAGCCCACAGCCTGCACTCTTCAGCTATTGCTTCTGTGTACTGGAATGAATCTGGAATGAATCTTGGCTTAACATCTGCCACATCAGTATTTTATACCTCAAATTCCCACACTGTGCAATTTTAATGTACGTAACCTACATAATATAAATGTAGTGAATTTGGAGATGACTGTGATACTTTGTACACAGAATTCAACGCATACAATTCAAAAGATGAAGTATAGCAATGCTGAAGACTTGCACCACTTTTGGAAAAATCTCAGTTGAAGttagttttaataaaatacaaaaatatctatCAGCAGAAGATCAATACATCTGCACTGGAAAAGGGGGCATTTGGGGAAAAGAATCACCAATTAATCATGTTCCACTGTAAACATATCCATTACCATACAAATGCAGCTCGCTCTCGTAACATTCTGACACCAAAACGCTGCCATTCTCGCTGATATATCCATAGCTCCTGAGTTGTATCAAGACAGGCTAAAACTGCACCTCCTTTCCATGCAATTAAGCGGGGATCCatatcctaaattcaaaacacagattGTACACAATCATTGGTGTAAATTTGCATAGTTCTCAAAACTTGTATCCTAACTTTTCCAACAGTATTCACCACTTAGAATCTCgggggtgaggggaggagaaaagaagtttttcaaaattatttaggaaaaaatagtgAGATACAACTACAGAAAGAATATTTGAGGTGTTTAGcaaagtcacctttttttttttttttaagatgccttCTAGGCATGTCATGGAAATCCTGCCCTCAGCAATGGAGGCTCTGAAAAATACTcaagttttgtttttacaaattttGCTGATTAATGCCAAATGAAAATTGCTCTTTTAATGCCATACTTTCTTTTACcttaatagtaataaaaaacCCTAACACAATTTCTTGCTGAGCCAGACAGGTTAACTTCACGGGCCAGTACTAACTGCTTCTTTAAGAATATGGCCTTTAGCTAATAAACGCTTCAGTGATCAATACTAGTAACACTCTTGCTATACCTCTAACTTCCTGCCTATAATTGGAGAGCGCTATGTTATGAGCTGAAAGCTCTCCTAAATCTCCTCAGATATGCAACTAATCTGTGGTTTTGAAagagtatgtatttttttaatcttttgaagaTTTTAACTAGTCATAGTTTATTAACCATTTAGCTATCAGTTAACAGTATACCTTCGGTCTTGTGATGACTTCAACATTTTCAACGACTCTTCTAAAAGAAGGTGGCATTTTGTTGAGAATTCGGTGTTGAAGAAACTCTTGAGCTTTATGAAACATAAGGCCTCCTCCCACTACTAAGATGGAGCTGTACATCTTCTTTTTTGTATCATCAGATGCTGGAATGAAtggatatatagaaatatatctgGTTTTTAAAGTTAATATGGCCTGTATTTGTATTATAAAGAATTTAGTGCAAGTCAAACCAGACAGAAACGGGTaagtgtttgcttttaaaattcttttcctaTTCCTTGGAGATTCAAAACATCTCGCTCAAGAAACCTCAGCAAAGGTGCAAGCATAAGGAACTCCAGAGATGATGAAAACTTAGGGACATACGTGTTACTTTGGTAAAATATAGAAGTTACCATAACTTCTGACATGCATATTTTACAGAATTGTACAAATGTAATTCTTACCGCAGCAGTCAATACTATGAAGAATGGCTTTGTCAAGGCCTAAGGCTTTGCCTTCAAACTGAGAAATAGCTGTTTTCCTGGACATGTGTGCAGTTAAAGGTTCCTCTGAATCATTTCCAGATATCATACAGTCACTCTGGGAAGATCCCAGTTCCACTTCTTGTGGGTAGATCCTCTCTGAAATGTCTGAGGCTTGGCCTCTCAAGTCTCCCTCAAACGCACCAGGCTTCGACATAGATTTTCTATCAGCTGTAGCTTTTGCAgacttaaaaatgagaaaacaagttgaactatgaaaaatgcaaaaagatcTTCAGCAGATTACAGAACAATACAAAGACTTAACTAAACACCACTGCACTTCTTGTCACCTTTTTGCACAGAAAGGTTAAGCattgtattatttcattttaatcctCACTTCCAAAATAAGGGTTTTATTTTGAACTCCATCAGATGTATCAATGCCATAATATGAAGCCCTCTTAGACTCTGAAAATAAACAGTTCTAATTAAGGACTTGTCTAGACATCCGTAATTTCTtactctaaatttattttttaatgcttctggCCCAGATAACAAACTTTGGTTTCTAAGATGAGCTAATGAGTCCTGATTTTATTCCCCAATTAAATAAtacttaataaaaaataaaatgagcattCACACACCTGCTCCTGCTTACTTTGTGTGGCTAGCAGATAATGTTCATCATGAGGATCCTCAGGGTCACCTTGTGACCTGTGTTGCAAAGTTGTCATTTTTTGTCCAACAATTCCAAATGTTGCTGGATAAAACAGAGCCATTGGAGCCTGAAGAATGAGACATTTGACATGGTTTTACAACAtagttggttttttggggttttttttcggTACttactataaaaaaagaaaaagcttgttctgtttttctcacatttgaaaattaaatacacattCTTTTCAAATAGTTTTGTAAAAGGCTAAAGTGTCTTCAGCTTTGTATAATTAAGGAAAACCTCAAAACATAAAATTATACATGTATATAGGTTTCTTTACAGATTCTGGCATTGTATGATAAATTAGTATTCAAATGCAGTTTGTTACAGAATTAGAAAATTCAAGAGTGAGGTGAAAAACTTGCAAAATTAGCATTCATTCCTTACCCTTGAAGGATAAATATCATCATATTTAGTTGAAGCTACAACCATTCTGGCTAAAGCTAGTTAGGAAGTCTTGTGCATCCACTAGTGCTGCATTAGGCCCATTCATACACataggaattaattttaaaactatcaACAAGCATATGTTAAGAACAATCCATAAATCATATGGGCTTAGTAGCACTGAACCGATACAAAGTGAGGCCCTGAGCCTGAATGCTGAATATAattcttgtaattaaaaaaaaaacaaaaaaccacctgtAATTTTTCATCTCCTAATCGGAACTGGTATAATAAAGCTGGAGAATCCGGATGACGAATCTGGAACTCATGGTCTTGCAATCCAGAAATATCCTAAGGtcaaaaacaatgtaaaaaaaattgtagcttTTATATCTCTCTATCAAGCTGCATAATCTATTTAAATTGTaggaaacaacaaaaagtaaCAAAACTCCTCAGACTGTGAATTTCATTTACCTATCCTTGAGCTCTTTGAAGTCTTTTCCTTGTAGCACAATCTGCCAAAACAGCTTTCTACATGCCTAAGCCTTTACAATGAGACTTTGTGCAGAAAGAAGAGACCTGCTGCCAGACCTTACAAAACTGAAGTTGAAAACCAGCAAATATGCAGCTACTATCAGCTGCTTTCAGTAATAAGAACAAAGAAACTATCTTTCTAAGAGTTGGGATTCTTTcaactagaagaaaaataaaacaagttacaAATACTTCGAGTCTAAAGCTTCTCCAGCTTTTGCCAGTATTCTACTGagcaaaatattacattttattcCATTTACAAGCACTCGTAGACTCGCAAAAGGGTTCCCCAGAGTAGcattctttaaaggaaaaaaaaaaaaaaattacttggagaaTATACCATTTTCCCTTCTCACCTGGTCTAGATGACAAAATGTCTCCTTTAAGTGCTGAAGCAGCAGGCAATCCAACTTATTAGTTAACTGACAGTCTCTGTATGGGAATCCTGCTCGTTGCATAAGCCAATAAAAACACCTTGACACGTCAGATCCTCCATATGCAAGGCACAGCctaaagcagagagaagaaaaaggttatTAATTTGCTGAAATACTGGCCTTTTACGGTAGCATACATAGGAATACAAGCAACATTTCAGACATGCTGTGATCATGACCTCCACATAGTTTGCAGAGCACGGTATCAGTTCTGCATGTTTCCTTCTTTTAAGGATGTCAGAGTTCTTTAAGGTTCATATCATAACATGATGACCCTGTCGCATAGCTCGCAGTAAAAAAACCcttgtatttgtaaaaaaaaaaaatcttgtttttaagACTTTAAAGACTTTACCAAGTCTTTGGTAAGCAACTAAGTACATGCTTATAATAATTCTGCATATTAAAAGATACCTGGTGTTGCGATGGGAAACACCATCTTCCACACAGCAAACACTTGTCTTCTGATCTCCCACATCTACTATACATGCGCTGCTTAAACCACTTCCAAAGGTAGCACAGACAGACTCCTGGTGTACAACAATTCCTAGCAATATGAGAAAAAATTATATCCAATTTATGCCAAGCTCCAGAGCCATGTTGCTGATATTTAAAGGACATCTTAGTGTCTTTTAAAATCTACTAATAGCCTGACTCTGCACTGAAAGTCTGTATATTTAGTGGAGATGGGGTAGGGGGGGACTTACAGATTTTTTGTTGGGTAGGCCCTTAAAGTCCTGAGAAAAGCTAGGAGTGGGGTGGATGCCTATGTTCAAATGTTCTTATTTTTTGCAAGTTTCAAGATACTGCCTCCAGACTTTACTTGGTTTTGTAACCAGTGTTGCAGGGACTCGGTTATCAGATGCACATGAAGCATCTTCccaatttttttctagttttaatcAAGTATCATTACCATTAGCATTTTAGATATATTCTTTAAATAGTTATAAAACAAGGTCCAATTTCACTGTCTGCTTTCCTTTCAATCCACCTTTAACTCTGTGAAAGAGTACCTTTGTATTTGTATCAGAAGCCCATACTTAAACCTGAGACGTACTGGAGGCTTCAGTCTATCTGCCTAGCCAATGAAGGAAAAGAATAACTCAATTGAGCTGTGCTTTGTAGACAAAAACTAAGTAGAATTACTGTTTTAAAggcaaatgtttttaaatagattAAGAAAGTTTAGTTATGCTGTATAATTAGTTCAGCTCTTCACTGATTATTTAGGAAACGGCACTGTGAAGAGTTATTAAGGATACTTTCTGATTTTCACTTTCATGTATCAGAAGAGCATGaagctttgtgtatttttcttagtattcttcctgttcctctgaAGCTAACGCATTTCAACTGCAAATTCCTCTGTCTAGTGCCAGTACATTTTTAcatagtagtagtattattaggTACTGTTCACATTACTTCTATGTAAAAACTGAGGAGGAATCAACCAAAGTATGATTTAGAACCATTCTGATTAAAACCTAAAACTAATGGTTTGTTCATTTTAACACAATGAAACAAATCAAATACATGTATGCATGTGAAAAAAATTTAGATCTCATGAGATCAGTCTCtctttttgcagtatttatttaCCACCTACTTAATTCTTTCAGATGGGAAGCAGTAATATCTAAGCACATATTCTGCTGAGAGTAATACTTGGGAACTGTTTGCACTTCGTACTGATTAATTATTAAACAACAGCAGTTATTAATCTTCAACATCTTACAATTAACTTACCATTTGACTAGTCTCTATCATTTAACTTATTATTCTTGTCCACTTTTTAAGCCTCTTTCCTTGCATACCTAATACAAAAAAGGACTTTGCAGCACCAAAGGTACTACTACTCCGATTATTTCAAATTAAGTATGCTCCATATGGTTGGGTTACTGGGCCTTCCATAATGACTTGCTGCGTTTTCTCTAAATGTGAAATCAGAGAAAGATGGCTAAGACTACAGCAGTTCTTTCCAGAAGACTAGCCAGAAACTTCCAGCAGTTTAACTGAAAACCTCCTATTATGTCATCCTATAGAGAGGACAGTAGCAGCATCTTACATCATATACTTTTGTTCTGAAGTCTAAGAATCTTAATACTCCGTGGAGTTAACATTGTGCATTTTAGAAATACTTGAGAAATCAGACTGTTGCTACTTTTGTCTCAGCTGAAGTGAGAAGCCCACAGTTGGAATAACTAATAGCAAACGAAGAAACTTGTTTCAATGCTAGCCAACCATTTTGCCCCATTGAAAGAGACAACAGTTATGGGAATAGCAAAAGATGAAAGGTGCTAGTCCCAGCCAAACTGGGATTGATGTGCAAAAATGTGCCTTAAAGGTAAAAAATCTTTACACTATTAATGATAAGTGCTTGCTTATGTATGGTTTTACCTGAGAAGCCCATCTTCATTAGGATCATATTTACCAGTTCTTTCACATGTTGTTTATTATAGATGTCTGGAATTAGTAAAATGCATCTGTAGTACTGAAGATAAGAACAGTATATTAAAGCCAGCTCTCAAATTAAGTTTCTCTTTACATTCTTGAATACCTGATGCTAAGGAAGAAAGCATAATATACAAAttattaaaagaagcaaaattatgGGAAgggttttaataatttaaaaaaatgcgtTCAGAGTAAGTACCAAGTTAAGAGTTTATAGGTCACTAAAGTGTTTAAAAGTACATCAGATATGAGAAAAACACCTATACTCAGCAAGGAGAAGAACTTATGCAAGTATTAGGCACCCGTTCCTCAGTTGCCTCCTTTTTAGTCaattaaaaaatcccaaacagacTAAGACTGAAATTTCTATAATGGGATTTCCAAACCTCCTTGGTAGAAGTTTTATTAACAATTTTTGTCTTAAAGACATGCATAAAATTCCAAATGAAGTCTTAGGAACCATGCTCACCAGCAGAAAGAATTTATTCTTTAAGAAAACCACCAGGGAGAGGCTAACAATAACAGCAGGTTGCTTCTCTTTTATAGTAACGTTTACAGAAGTGGATACAGCCCACATTAATGTGTTCACAGCTCACCTTTAAGTCTTTCAATGGTATTTCCAGGTATTTTTGTATTGCATGTGACCATATAACTTCAAGGTCTGCTAATACTGCAGTGAGGGAGCCACCAGGGCCTGTGTGGAGATTCAACTGCCCTCTTCTAATAGGCCAATGTATATTATAAGAATCTAGTGGATTAACATACAGTGCCTGAAAATAAGAGACAATGTTCTAGGCattgttttccccaaaagattAGTAACAAATActaggaaaatatttcagaagcagaTACAAGACATACAGCAGCACTCAGGCCAATGCGACAGCAATACAgtgcatttctttttaacaggGCTTGATTATAaagcactaaaataaaaaagacattaaatacaTGGTTTAAATTGTTTGAATTTTCATATCCATAGACATCTACTATGAACATAACAGTATATTTTTCCATTATCTCAAATTAGtgtctaaaataatttaaaagactCTTTGAAGCTCATGAATACCTAATTACTCAGCAGTGATTCCATGTACTGATCCTTTTACCAGTTTCTTGCCTTTTCTCTGGATTATACCACATGGGCAAAGTTCTCACCTAGTCCCTGCAGAAACACTGATTTATAGCAGCAAAGGATCAAGGTTACTTGCTAGGCAAATGGGGGAAACTGTCTGGTCTTGCTGAATGATAATAAATATTCTGTTCGTCCATAGTAAAGCTGCTCATGTTTTGCTTGACTAAATTTATATGCCTTTCAATACATACTAACATATAGCAAACTGCTACTGATTACGCAGCCGCATTAAAACAATACTAAGCCTCATTTCAGCGGGAAAATGAATCTTACCTCTTCTCCTACCAAAAATTCAGGATGATTTGATGTGTTTGTCCACTTGGCCCCAGAACTGTGATCTAAAATAGCTGGCCGCATCTGTCTGTTGTATGACCTGGCCTGAAATGTAATCAAAACAAATGCTGTTGATGATAAACATTTCAccatgcatgaaaaaaaaaaagaaacctcccACCCCTCGAAGAACCAGTTTAAATCTTCATCTCCTCAGATCTTCAGAGTTAGGTCACACAATAGCACTATCCATATTTGCTGTATAAAGGATATCTATTCTTCCCCACTAAAATATAGCATCACACCAAATGACTATATGAATGAACAATGTCATAAAATCTTAAGAATAAGTTACCTGATCAGGTGACACTGGTATACGCCTTGCGCCATTTGACATCTTTTTGGACCATATTGCTTGGTCCACCATTTTAAGGCCATTTTGTCTCTGCTCAGTACTTTCAGGTTtctaaacaaaacccaaaaatataCAATGTAAATACTTACTTTCTAACTCCATGTCTGTATGCTGGTAATACTGAAGCTATTACTAAACAATGAAATCATTACTGTAGTTGATAGACTGTAGAAAGGACAGAAGGTTTGCACATTGTACAATAAACAtacacttatttttaaagaaacttttttatATTAGGGTTCCCAACACCCATTTGTCTAAGTCAACTTGAATCTTTGAACTGACTGTAACGGCTGCTGGACTTCATCTCCAGAGTGATGAGCTCAGGACATTATCTATTTAACTATAGAAATATTAAGCAGGcgcaaaaatgtttaaatagatCTCGATTATTTAAAGGTGAGGTTTAATATTAGAGACATTAATTTGATTAGTGATTTTTTGTACAGATTCAAAGTATATATAAGATCACTACCTATATTTTTTGAGCAGGTTAGACTAAAACTACTGGCTATGTTACTGAAGTTACAAGCCAGCTTGTAACCAACTCATTCACAAAGGCGGCAGCCCAATTCTAGTTCTACAGTTGTCATTCTACAAACAGCAATACCGTGTGTGATATCAGACCACAGAAATCAATGAGTACTAAACCCTCAACCTATCAATTCATTGGATTTAGTTCATTATGAACAAATCACATAAAGCCCTAACAGAGTGGTGCAAATCTACTGACTTCAGTAAGGTGGCATCTACAGCacattaaaaggggaaaaaagtttgtcTCGAGATTTATTCCTCTCTGGAAAAACAGAATGCATGAGGGGAAGATACGCATTacacaacaaaaaaatgcaacagaaatacGTCGTTAAAACATCCGTTTTAGCAAGTTCGGAGGACACGCCACCGGTGCGTGGCCCGGCTTACGTTGAGCCCGTCCCTCAGGAGCCAGCTGTCTCTGTAGGCcgcctgtccctgctgcttgtGCCGCCGCGCGATGACATGGGGAATGCCCGCGGGCAGCGTGTCCGTGGCCCTCCCGAGCCGCAGAGTCGTCGAGCCAGGGTGTATCACCACGATGAAGTTGCTCTGTATTTGCTGAAAGCACCACAACGCGCACGGGAGTAAGCCGGTGTCCCCGCGCCCACCTGCCCCCGCGCCCTCCTGGAGCCGGCCCGGCGTTCCCCCGCGCCTGAGCCTT
The genomic region above belongs to Aptenodytes patagonicus chromosome 8, bAptPat1.pri.cur, whole genome shotgun sequence and contains:
- the ACTR8 gene encoding actin-related protein 8 isoform X1, giving the protein MTQAEKGEAENGKDKERDREREQRGVKRPIVPAAVPESLQEQIQSNFIVVIHPGSTTLRLGRATDTLPAGIPHVIARRHKQQGQAAYRDSWLLRDGLNKPESTEQRQNGLKMVDQAIWSKKMSNGARRIPVSPDQARSYNRQMRPAILDHSSGAKWTNTSNHPEFLVGEEALYVNPLDSYNIHWPIRRGQLNLHTGPGGSLTAVLADLEVIWSHAIQKYLEIPLKDLKYYRCILLIPDIYNKQHVKELVNMILMKMGFSGIVVHQESVCATFGSGLSSACIVDVGDQKTSVCCVEDGVSHRNTRLCLAYGGSDVSRCFYWLMQRAGFPYRDCQLTNKLDCLLLQHLKETFCHLDQDISGLQDHEFQIRHPDSPALLYQFRLGDEKLQAPMALFYPATFGIVGQKMTTLQHRSQGDPEDPHDEHYLLATQSKQEQSAKATADRKSMSKPGAFEGDLRGQASDISERIYPQEVELGSSQSDCMISGNDSEEPLTAHMSRKTAISQFEGKALGLDKAILHSIDCCASDDTKKKMYSSILVVGGGLMFHKAQEFLQHRILNKMPPSFRRVVENVEVITRPKDMDPRLIAWKGGAVLACLDTTQELWIYQREWQRFGVRMLRERAAFVW
- the ACTR8 gene encoding actin-related protein 8 isoform X2; protein product: MVDQAIWSKKMSNGARRIPVSPDQARSYNRQMRPAILDHSSGAKWTNTSNHPEFLVGEEALYVNPLDSYNIHWPIRRGQLNLHTGPGGSLTAVLADLEVIWSHAIQKYLEIPLKDLKYYRCILLIPDIYNKQHVKELVNMILMKMGFSGIVVHQESVCATFGSGLSSACIVDVGDQKTSVCCVEDGVSHRNTRLCLAYGGSDVSRCFYWLMQRAGFPYRDCQLTNKLDCLLLQHLKETFCHLDQDISGLQDHEFQIRHPDSPALLYQFRLGDEKLQAPMALFYPATFGIVGQKMTTLQHRSQGDPEDPHDEHYLLATQSKQEQSAKATADRKSMSKPGAFEGDLRGQASDISERIYPQEVELGSSQSDCMISGNDSEEPLTAHMSRKTAISQFEGKALGLDKAILHSIDCCASDDTKKKMYSSILVVGGGLMFHKAQEFLQHRILNKMPPSFRRVVENVEVITRPKDMDPRLIAWKGGAVLACLDTTQELWIYQREWQRFGVRMLRERAAFVW